The Proteiniphilum propionicum genome contains the following window.
CCTTAAGTGATCCGCTCCATGTGAACTTGTAGGGATCGGCTGTGGCCGTCATAGGGGTAGCATTGCCAATATCCCATCCATTGGGTGAAGCATCGCCTACGAGGTAAACCATTTCAAATGGCACAAATGGAACGATATCTATCTTCATGTCCCGTGTATCCAGTTTGATTTTATATACGCCGCCAGTAATGTTCCATTTATAATCAGGATCACCCGCCCATTTGTCCACATCGAGGCCTATGCCTTCTGCTGTCTTATCAACAGTGGGACGGAAAAAGGGTGCGTCCCAGTTTCCTGCTGCAGTTCCTATTTTAAATTCACCCCCGGCTGAAAGGTCATCATTGTAATGGAAGATAAACGGATCCACAGGATTCACGGCCATCGGCTGAAAACTCCATCCGGTGGGATTGCCTACAAACCACAATTCGCTATATTCCGGTCCTTCACCTCTTACAATACTGATTGTCATCGTAATCAAATTCACTTTTACCGTATAGGTTCCTCCTTCAGTTATTTCGAACTGTTCGTCGTAGGGATCATCAAAACTTTCGCGCAGATAGAGTTTCGTATCGCTCTCTCCCTTGTTATAAGAGGGAGCAAACTCTCCCAGCGTGGTGATAAATTTAACATTGCCAGGCGAAAGCGATCCGGTCCAGGTAAACCCTTTGGGAACATTGCTGATGGGGCGCATTTCTGTGGCTTCGCCGGCATTCCATCCGTTGGGTGTAGCATCACCCAGCATGTACAGTGTCTTGGTAATCGGTTTGTGTGTTTTGACCGAGAGGCGTTGCAGGTTCGAAATCTCCGGTTCGATACCCTCTGCAGCGATAGTAGCAATAACACGAGCCTCCAGCACTACCTCCTTATTGACCTCAACACCAAAATTATTTAGCAATATCTCATTCAGCTCTTCGTTCTTGTAAATTTTTTCGTATACACCCCTTCCCAAATCAATCGATACACCTCCGACAAAGTTATTACCCTGCAAATCCATCTGAAAGGTATAGCTAATTCCGGCATTGGTACCCTGGTTGGAACCGGTTGTCCATGACAATTTCAGGGCTTCCGAAGTCGGATTTGCAGCATCCAGCTCGATTTCAGCCGATGAAGCAGTTATTTCAAGGGGACTGCTTCCCTTGTCCAGTTCCATGTAATTATCGTCGGCACACCCTACAAACAGTGTGACCCACAACGACAGTAAAAATAGTAATCTGTATATCTTCATAACAGTCTCTCTTTTTGATATTAATATCCTTGATTTTGTGTGAGATTAGGATTGGCATCCCTCTCCTTTTGCGGGATAGGAAACAACAGGTGTTTCTGCGTCGCGTTGATTTTACCGATGGAGTGCAGGAAATCCAAGGCATATTGTCCGTTATCCCACCTGATGATATCGAACCAGCGATGTCCTTCGAAGGCCAGTTCAATGCGACGTTCATTTCTGATTTTCTCTCTCATCTGTTCGGTTGTGAGATTCTCCACATCTCCCCGATTTGTCAGGCCTGCTCTTTTACGCACCTGGTATAATGGTTCTTCTGCTTCTGTTGTTCTTCCCAGCTCATTCAGCGCTTCAGCTTTCATCAACAACACATCTGCAAAACGCAATACCACGATGTTCGCTGAGTTGGTATTATAATCTGGAGAAACGGACAGTGGCACAAGGAACTTCCGAACATTGTAACCCGTGTTCGACATATTTGCTTTGTATGATTTGCCGTCGAAATCAGGGCCTCCCTCATACAAGACAGTTTTGTCTTTACGCAAGTCCCCATTCTCATATTGGTCCACGAACTCCTGTGTCGGTTGGTTCCAGCCATAAGCACCGCCAACCCATCCTGTATTACGCGGACCCATGTAGGTACTTAGCCAGTTGGCCTGGTTTTCATCACTCCAGAAACCAGCCTTGGTCAGTCCGTAATATTGCACTTCAAACAGAGACTCTGCTGTGTTCTTATGCCGTTCCTCACCCCCGAAGCTATCGCTGTAATCGGAATTCAGGGTATAACCGAGGCTCTCTACCAGCTCACTCATCTGTAGTGATTCTGCATACATTCCCAATGTCAGATAAACCTTTGCCAGCATGCCGGCAGCCGCACCCTTGGAAGCACGGCCGATGTCGCTTCCCGAATATGCTTCCCTGACCGGCAACAATTCAATTGCATCCTTCAAGTCAGGAATTATCACCTCGTTGTAGATGGTCATTTTGTCGGTACGCTCGGGCAGCAGGTTGTCTCCAGGCTTCGGTGTAGAGACCGTCATCGGGACATCTCCGAAAAGCTGCACCAGAATGAAATAATAGTTGGCACGAAGAAACTTCGCTTCTCCGATAGAACGGTTTTTCAACGATTCGTCGATATCCATCTTCGGCACATTTTCCAATACCGTATTGCAGTATAGTATCCCGGGATTGGGACCTCGCCATATGTCCAGTGCAGCTGCATTGTCGGCTGTAGCTACAAAATTTGCCAAGGTAACAGTCTCTATCCCGTCGGTGCCTCCACCAGCACCCACTTCGCTGTTTCCTGCAATGATATCGAGCGTCCAGATTCTCATGTTGTATAATTTGGGACGCTGTAGCGGCTGATAAGCCCCATTTACCAGGGCAATAGCCGACGCTTCGTCCGTGAGTGCCTCGGCACTTGGGTCTTCATACGGAACTTTATCCAAAAAATCGGAGCAGGATCCAAAGAGTGTCAATACCGATAAAAGTCCAATTATATATGCTATTTTTCTCATATTGTCATCGATTAAAATTGAATATTTAGGCCTAAACTGATTGTACGTGTTATCGGATAGGTGCCGAGATCTACACCTCCTGCCCCTACTTCAGGATCAAAACCAGAATAACCGGTCAATGTAAAGAGGTTCTGGCAAGAGAGATAGAGTCGTGCCATACTTAGTTGAGCCTTCTGTGCTACTGATTTCGGCAGCGTATATCCTAACGTGAGATTTTTCAAACGAAGGTATGATCCATCCTCGATAAACCGGTTGGAATGGCGTACATTCTGATTGGGGTCACTGTAGACAGCACGCGGAACACTGTTACTTGTTCCTTCTCCTGTCCAGCGGTCCAACACCTTTGTCGTCTGGTTCTGCGGGACTGACATACTTTCCTGCCATATTCTGTTGGCATTGTAAATGTCGTTTCCGGCCACACCCTGGAAAAAGACCTGCAGGTCGAAATTTCCGTAAGCAAAGCTGTTGTTCATGGAGAACGTCCATTCAGGGAATGGATTACCGATAAAGGTACGGTCATCGGCATTGATGACTCCGTTGTTGTCAAGATCACGAAACTTGATATCGCCAGGTGCTGTTCCGCCGGTTACCTGCGTAGCATACCGGTCCACCTCCTCCTGATTCTGGAAGATGCCGTTGGTTACATAACCATAGAACGCGTTCACAGGTCGTCCTTCGGCACTCACCTGCACTTTAGTCATATTGATATCCCCACCGGTAAACAGGGCAATACCGTCATTCATTTTGATTACTTCATTCTTATTGTAAGAAACATTGAAATCGGTATCCCATTCAAACTGGCCCGTGAGGTTTCTGGAGGAGACAGTCAGCTCAAGCCCTTTGTTCCTAATCTCTCCGGCATTTATACTCGGCACGTAAATGTCTGAATAACCTGTAGTGATGGGTACTGACATCGGCACCAGCATATCGCTTGTGTTTTTTAGGTAAGCATCAAGCGTCAGATTAATCCGTTGATTCAATAAAGAGAGATCCACCCCGGCATTAAACTGCCTTACCGTCTCCCATTGTACATCCTGATTGGGCATCACCAGCGGATAAAGCGTAGAAACCGGTGTGCCGTTGAACACATACTGCCCTGTTTTCAACCTGGTAAAATAGGCGTAGTTGTCTATACCTCCCTGGTTTCCCGTTTCTCCGTATCCCAAACGGACTTTCACATCGTCGACCCATTCGTTTGCGTGGAAGAAAGGTTCTTCCGACAAGCGCCAAGCTGCGGAGAACGAGGGAAAAGTACCCCACCTGTTTTCTTTGGAAAATCGGGAGGAGCCATCGCGACGGATTGTTGCGGTGAAAAGATATTTGTTGTCGTAATTGTAATTGGCTCGCCCCATAAACGAGAGGATAGCCCAATCATTTTTGGTACCCCCGACGGTGGGGTCGGTAAGCCCGTTATTCAACTGGCTGTTATTATCACTCAGGAATCCCTGCACACTTGCGTTCATGCGGTTATACAAGTTATTCTGGGCGCTGGAACCAATCATCACGTTTACGTTGTGTTTATCTGCGAAGGTGTCGAGGTAAGTAAGCGTATTGTCCCACAGATAGGTAAGACTTTTATTCGACTCTTCATACAGTGATGACTGCGGCTGCGGGATGGGCTTCCAGTCATATTTGGGACTAAAGCTGTTCTGATCCCAAAACTTGAAGTCGATGCCACCCAGTGACTTAAAAGTAAGTTTATCTGCCGGTTTTATTTCAGCGAAGATATTTCCAAGCACGTTGTATCCGTTGGTTCTGTTTCGGCTAAGTGTTGCTGTTCCAATAGGATTGCGTATATCCCCGTACTGATAAGCCGGTTCTCCAGGACCGGAGTATGAACCATCTTCGTTGTAAACCGGCTGAGTAGGTAACGAAGCCATAGTACCGCGAATATCATAAGAACCCTGTTTCTTGATATCGTGACTCAGGGTTATATTGTTCCCGAATTTTATCCATGAACGCACGTTCGATTCGCTATTGAACTGCACCGTGTATCGTCGGTATGATGTATTAGACACAACACCGTCCTGATCGAATACTCCTCCCGACACATAATAATTTCCCTTATCACTACCTCCGGAATAGGAAACCGTATAGTTTCTCATTCTCGCCGAACGGAAGAGTTCATCAAGCCAGTCGGTACCTTCACCCCAAACCGTTGGATCAGCAAAGTCGGCGCGCTGTGTCAGCGGGGAGGAGGCGAACTGGTTATAATTGGCAATCATCTCGTTATGTAACGAGGCAAACTGTGTAGCATTCAACATCTGTGGCATGCCGGTAGCAGTTTGTACTCCCCAGTTCGCACTAAATGAGATAGATCCGTCACCAGATTTCCCCTTCTTCGTGGTAACCAATATGACGCCGTTTGCCCCCCGCGACCCGTAAATGGCAGTGGCAGAAGCATCTTTGAGCACATCCACGGTTTCCACATCTTCCATATTCAGGGAATTGATTCCCAGGTCCGTGGGTACCCCGTCTATAACCAGAAGCGGTTCGCTGTTATTGATAGTGCTAATTCCCCTGATGCGGAAGGAGACATTGTCACCCGGTTTACCGGAGGAGATGACCTGCACACCTGCAGCCCGTCCCTGAAGCGCTTCCCCGATACTGGCTACCGGCTTGTCCTTCATCGTCTCCCCCGAAACCGATGATACAGCGCCTGTGAGATCTCTTTTTTTCATCACACCATATCCGATTACAACCAACTCATCCAGCAGCTGATTGTCCTCTTTTAGCACAATAGAGAGATTCGTTTTACCAGCAACCGATATCTCCTGCGGGTGATATCCCATATAAGATATGGTTATTACTGATGATTCGGGCACTGCCAAAGAAAAATTACCATCGATATCACTTACGGTACCGGTTGTAGTCCCTTTTACAAAAACGGAAGCACCTATAACAGAAACACCATTCTCATCAGTGATATTCCCGGAAATAGTTTTTTGATTCTGAGCCGACAGATGAATACTGAATATTACACACAACATCAATAATAATAATAACCTGCATGCAATAGGCTCTTTGGATAATTTTTGTTTTTCCCCCATGTTAATAAATTTAGAAAATAAAAAATACAAAGGTTATAGTCACATTTATACATCAATTTACATTAGTACTTTTCTAGGGTCGACTAATTAAAATTTCATCGTTCTCGTTTAATTTCAATGAATAGTAGCCTCAAGATAAATTCAACAATAACATAGGCAAATGTAAAAGATGAAGTAACAGAAAAAAAATCAGGATAGTTAACATATAGATACAACAATAGTTATACAGTCTGTACATCAGCATAATACTCAAATATAGAGACGTGAAAAAGTAGATGATATATATCTCAAATTTTCTGTATAACTCCAATTTTCCTCACAAGACTTTCAAATTTATCGCGGGGTACAGCCGCTTTATTTCGTACTCTAGTACGATAATTATAGATAGTGTTTACCGAATAATGCAGGAAATTGGCAATGCGTGAACTGTCGGTTATCCCTAACCGGATCAGAGCAAATATACGTAGTTCTACGTTCAGCAATTCATTAGGTTTCAGGTTAAATTGTTCTTCTTCGAGCAACAGAGAGTTAAATTCCTCCACGAAATTGGGATACAGATGAAGAAAGATGTTATCGAACAGTTTATATAGCTCCTTCAGCTCCTGATCAATCATATCATGCGATTTCAACATCCTGAAAAGTTCGTCTATCTTTCGTTCGGCAGCTTTTTTATTGAGCGTGTTCCGGTATTTCTCTAGCTTATCTATATAGGTGGAACAAAGATCTAGGAAATGGCCGATATAGGTTTCCTTTATTTCGTTGGATTCGGACAATTCATCGTTTACATCCGACAATTTTCTATTCGTTCTGTTCAATTGATCGACAGTACGTTGTAAATCATTATTCAGGTCATTCAACTTCAGATTCGTTTGATATAACTCCTTTCTTATTCGGGCGATCTTTTTCATTTGTCGATAGACGTAGATAACAGCGATGATGAGGAACAGCGACAAGAGACTCACCAGAACAAGGAAGAGCTGCAGTTCTGACTGCTGATTCCTGACTTTTTCCTGATAAGCCGAATCGATTATCGGAAGTATTTGTGAGATTTCATACGTCCGCAAACGGGCATTACAAAACATGGCATCTTCCATCGACGATTTGATGCAATCATAAGCCTTTTCTATGTTACCGGTCTCAAATAGTGTGATCGCCAATGCCTGCATAGAAGCATTTTCCTTAATCGCATTCTTTATATCGCAAATAGCCGATATCGCATAATAGGCTATTTGCTTGTCAATATCTCCTTCTTTACGGTAAATATTTGCAAGGGCATAGGTTAAAACGGCCTTTTCATGATTCTCCTCTTCCGATTGATTGATTAGCTCTTGTAAAATTTGTTGTGATTCGGCTAATCGATTTTCGTCGAACAGCTTTTCGGCAAAAACAATCTTGTAATGGTTGGATTCTTTATTCAGGACACTTAACAACGAGTCCCGGTACAGGCTGCTCTTAACGGTATATACAGGAGCAATGGGATTATTGAACGAGTAGCTTCTATATAACTGCTTATAGCTATCATAATAGTTGACTAACAGGTTATCGGCGAGCTCAGTTTTATTGATATTCGTGAGAATATCTAATGCCTCGATATAGAGTCCCGAGACTATATATAAAGAGGTGAGATTAAGTTTCGATTCATTGATTCTGTAGCTATCACCTAAGCTTTCGGAGAGCTCCACATTCTGCTTAGCGTAATGAATGGCAGAATCGGAAATATAAGTTTTATACTCGTTAAACAACTGCAGGTTTATGTCGTATCGCTGCATCTCGTTCATATTGGGCATTCTCAACATCTGCTTTATCGAGGCGACACGTTCTTCTTTTTCGGACATGAACACTGCCTTATCTTCCATCATCTCGTATAGCATCTTGAGCACCTGCTCTTGTTGTGGTTCCGCGGCAAAAACATTGTCCACGGTAATAACAAAAACAACTGCCATTAATAGTACGAAAGTAGATGTGCGAACATTCATAATCAAATTAACCTCTTTTCTCCAACAACACCACATTCTCCACATGGTGGGTATGTGGGAACATGTCGACCGGCTGTACTCGTTTAACCTTGTATTTGCAGTCCAGCAGATTAAGATCACGCGCCTGAGTGGCCGGGTTACAGCTTACATAGACAATCCTTTCTGGTGCTGCAAACAAAATGGCATTGACAACATCTACGTGCATACCAGTGCGGGGCGGATCTGTAATAATTACGTCGGGATGACCATGTTCTGAAATAAACTCCGCCGTAAGTACATCCTTCATATCACCGGCAAAAAAGAGCGCATTTTCGATCCCGTTTATCTGCGCGTTTACCCTTGCATCCTCAATTGCCTCCTCTACATACTCAATACCAATTACTTTTTTTGCCTCACTTGCAACAAAGTTGGCGATGGTGCCAGTACCGGTATAAAGGTCGTACACCAGCTCATTGCCTGTGAGCTGTGCGAAGCTACGTGCAACCTCATAAAGATGATATGCCTGCTCGCTGTTAGT
Protein-coding sequences here:
- a CDS encoding SusF/SusE family outer membrane protein, with translation MKIYRLLFLLSLWVTLFVGCADDNYMELDKGSSPLEITASSAEIELDAANPTSEALKLSWTTGSNQGTNAGISYTFQMDLQGNNFVGGVSIDLGRGVYEKIYKNEELNEILLNNFGVEVNKEVVLEARVIATIAAEGIEPEISNLQRLSVKTHKPITKTLYMLGDATPNGWNAGEATEMRPISNVPKGFTWTGSLSPGNVKFITTLGEFAPSYNKGESDTKLYLRESFDDPYDEQFEITEGGTYTVKVNLITMTISIVRGEGPEYSELWFVGNPTGWSFQPMAVNPVDPFIFHYNDDLSAGGEFKIGTAAGNWDAPFFRPTVDKTAEGIGLDVDKWAGDPDYKWNITGGVYKIKLDTRDMKIDIVPFVPFEMVYLVGDASPNGWDIGNATPMTATADPYKFTWSGSLKGGELKFTCDKQSDWNGAWFIASEADKSPTGQTEQMLFNYPGAGVDYKWRISESGTYKIELDQLKETITIQKQ
- a CDS encoding RagB/SusD family nutrient uptake outer membrane protein; the encoded protein is MRKIAYIIGLLSVLTLFGSCSDFLDKVPYEDPSAEALTDEASAIALVNGAYQPLQRPKLYNMRIWTLDIIAGNSEVGAGGGTDGIETVTLANFVATADNAAALDIWRGPNPGILYCNTVLENVPKMDIDESLKNRSIGEAKFLRANYYFILVQLFGDVPMTVSTPKPGDNLLPERTDKMTIYNEVIIPDLKDAIELLPVREAYSGSDIGRASKGAAAGMLAKVYLTLGMYAESLQMSELVESLGYTLNSDYSDSFGGEERHKNTAESLFEVQYYGLTKAGFWSDENQANWLSTYMGPRNTGWVGGAYGWNQPTQEFVDQYENGDLRKDKTVLYEGGPDFDGKSYKANMSNTGYNVRKFLVPLSVSPDYNTNSANIVVLRFADVLLMKAEALNELGRTTEAEEPLYQVRKRAGLTNRGDVENLTTEQMREKIRNERRIELAFEGHRWFDIIRWDNGQYALDFLHSIGKINATQKHLLFPIPQKERDANPNLTQNQGY
- a CDS encoding SusC/RagA family TonB-linked outer membrane protein; its protein translation is MGEKQKLSKEPIACRLLLLLMLCVIFSIHLSAQNQKTISGNITDENGVSVIGASVFVKGTTTGTVSDIDGNFSLAVPESSVITISYMGYHPQEISVAGKTNLSIVLKEDNQLLDELVVIGYGVMKKRDLTGAVSSVSGETMKDKPVASIGEALQGRAAGVQVISSGKPGDNVSFRIRGISTINNSEPLLVIDGVPTDLGINSLNMEDVETVDVLKDASATAIYGSRGANGVILVTTKKGKSGDGSISFSANWGVQTATGMPQMLNATQFASLHNEMIANYNQFASSPLTQRADFADPTVWGEGTDWLDELFRSARMRNYTVSYSGGSDKGNYYVSGGVFDQDGVVSNTSYRRYTVQFNSESNVRSWIKFGNNITLSHDIKKQGSYDIRGTMASLPTQPVYNEDGSYSGPGEPAYQYGDIRNPIGTATLSRNRTNGYNVLGNIFAEIKPADKLTFKSLGGIDFKFWDQNSFSPKYDWKPIPQPQSSLYEESNKSLTYLWDNTLTYLDTFADKHNVNVMIGSSAQNNLYNRMNASVQGFLSDNNSQLNNGLTDPTVGGTKNDWAILSFMGRANYNYDNKYLFTATIRRDGSSRFSKENRWGTFPSFSAAWRLSEEPFFHANEWVDDVKVRLGYGETGNQGGIDNYAYFTRLKTGQYVFNGTPVSTLYPLVMPNQDVQWETVRQFNAGVDLSLLNQRINLTLDAYLKNTSDMLVPMSVPITTGYSDIYVPSINAGEIRNKGLELTVSSRNLTGQFEWDTDFNVSYNKNEVIKMNDGIALFTGGDINMTKVQVSAEGRPVNAFYGYVTNGIFQNQEEVDRYATQVTGGTAPGDIKFRDLDNNGVINADDRTFIGNPFPEWTFSMNNSFAYGNFDLQVFFQGVAGNDIYNANRIWQESMSVPQNQTTKVLDRWTGEGTSNSVPRAVYSDPNQNVRHSNRFIEDGSYLRLKNLTLGYTLPKSVAQKAQLSMARLYLSCQNLFTLTGYSGFDPEVGAGGVDLGTYPITRTISLGLNIQF
- a CDS encoding DUF6377 domain-containing protein, whose protein sequence is MNVRTSTFVLLMAVVFVITVDNVFAAEPQQEQVLKMLYEMMEDKAVFMSEKEERVASIKQMLRMPNMNEMQRYDINLQLFNEYKTYISDSAIHYAKQNVELSESLGDSYRINESKLNLTSLYIVSGLYIEALDILTNINKTELADNLLVNYYDSYKQLYRSYSFNNPIAPVYTVKSSLYRDSLLSVLNKESNHYKIVFAEKLFDENRLAESQQILQELINQSEEENHEKAVLTYALANIYRKEGDIDKQIAYYAISAICDIKNAIKENASMQALAITLFETGNIEKAYDCIKSSMEDAMFCNARLRTYEISQILPIIDSAYQEKVRNQQSELQLFLVLVSLLSLFLIIAVIYVYRQMKKIARIRKELYQTNLKLNDLNNDLQRTVDQLNRTNRKLSDVNDELSESNEIKETYIGHFLDLCSTYIDKLEKYRNTLNKKAAERKIDELFRMLKSHDMIDQELKELYKLFDNIFLHLYPNFVEEFNSLLLEEEQFNLKPNELLNVELRIFALIRLGITDSSRIANFLHYSVNTIYNYRTRVRNKAAVPRDKFESLVRKIGVIQKI